Proteins co-encoded in one Medicago truncatula cultivar Jemalong A17 chromosome 8, MtrunA17r5.0-ANR, whole genome shotgun sequence genomic window:
- the LOC11423983 gene encoding auxin-binding protein ABP19a: MKIIHIVFLFFFLSFTTSQASVNDFCVADLKAPDTPSGYQCKPLANITSDDFVFHGFVAGNTNNSFNAALTSAFVTEFPGLNGLGISAARLDIAENGSIPMHTHPGATELLIIVQGEITAGFLTPTSVYSKTLKPGDLMVFPQGMLHFQINTGKGKATAFLTFSSANPGAQLLDLLLFSNNLPSELVAQTTFLDLAQVQKLKARFGGRG; the protein is encoded by the coding sequence ATGAAGATTATTCacatagtttttcttttcttttttctttcattcactACTTCCCAAGCTTCTGTCAATGATTTTTGTGTAGCAGATTTAAAGGCTCCAGATACCCCTTCAGGCTATCAGTGCAAACCCCTAGCAAATATCACATCAGACGATTTTGTCTTTCATGGCTTCGTAGCCGGAAACACCAACAACTCTTTCAACGCTGCACTTACCTCCGCATTCGTCACTGAATTTCCAGGCCTTAACGGACTAGGAATCTCAGCAGCGCGGTTAGACATAGCCGAAAATGGTTCAATTCCAATGCATACTCATCCCGGTGCTACCGAATTATTGATAATAGTTCAAGGTGAAATAACCGCTGGATTTCTGACACCTACCTCAGTTTATTCTAAGACGTTGAAACCGGGTGATCTTATGGTTTTTCCACAGGGGATGTTGCATTTTCAAATTAACACTGGTAAGGGAAAAGCTACTGCTTTTCTTACATTTAGTAGTGCTAACCCTGGTGCTCAATTACTTGATCTTCTTTTGTTTTCGAATAATTTACCTTCTGAATTGGTGGCACAAACTACTTTCCTTGATCTTGCACAAGTGCAGAAGCTAAAGGCACGTTTTGGTGGAAGAGGGTAG
- the LOC11423984 gene encoding germin-like protein subfamily 3 member 1, translated as MKITPILFLFTLLSSTTSYASVHDFCVGDIKAPETPTGYHCMPLANITSDDFVFHGFVAGNTNNSFNAALTSAFVTDFPALNDLGISAARLDIAKGGSIPMHTHPGATELLIMVHGEITAGFLTTTAVYSKTLKPGDLMVFPQGMLHFQVNSGKGKATAFLTFSSANPGAQLLDLLLFSNNLPSELVAQTTFLDLAQVKKLKARFGGRG; from the coding sequence ATGAAGATTACTCCTATACTTTTCCTTTTCACTCTCCTCTCAtccaccacttcctatgcttcTGTTCATGATTTTTGTGTAGGAGATATAAAAGCTCCAGAAACACCTACAGGCTATCACTGCATGCCTCTTGCAAACATCACATCGGACGATTTCGTCTTTCACGGCTTTGTAGCCGGAAACACTAACAACTCTTTCAACGCTGCACTTACCTCGGCGTTTGTCACCGATTTTCCAGCTCTTAACGATCTTGGAATCTCCGCGGCGCGGTTAGACATAGCAAAAGGCGGATCTATTCCAATGCATACTCATCCTGGCGCTACCGAATTATTGATTATGGTTCATGGTGAAATAACTGCTGGGTTTCTAACAACTACTGCAGTTTATTCAAAAACGTTGAAACCGGGTGATCTTATGGTTTTTCCCCAAGGGATGTTGCATTTTCAAGTTAATTCTGGTAAGGGAAAAGCTACTGCTTTTCTTACTTTTAGTAGTGCAAATCCTGGTGCTCAATTACTTGATCTTCTTTTGTTTTCCAATAATTTACCTTCTGAGTTAGTGGCACAAACTACTTTTCTTGATCTTGCTCAAGTGAAGAAGCTAAAGGCTCGGTTTGGTGGAAGAGGTTAG
- the LOC11422017 gene encoding S-adenosyl-L-methionine:benzoic acid/salicylic acid carboxyl methyltransferase 2 has product MDVGKIVHMNGGDGKTSYANNSFFQGKGISLTKHIREEAITSLYSSTLPRSLAIADLGCSCGQNTLSVVSEIIMVVEKLCQQLKYASPEYKIFFNDLSGNDFNNIFKSLDSFKHKLLDEIKTEMSPCYFFGVPGSFYDRVFPDRSLHFVHCSYSLHWLSKVPEGIDNNKGNIYISDTSPSNVVKAYYEQFQRDLSIFLKCRAKELVEGGRIVLTMVGRRNEDPCDVEYCCDDWDFLATALNDMVLQGIIREDQVNTFNIPHYYPSPNEVELEVVNEGSFVINHIELFETESNTSNDESDYDNEYDVAGCIRAVVEPLLVSHFGEAIIEEVFSRYKELLIDQISKERMNSVNVTISLTRKS; this is encoded by the exons ATGGACGTGGGGAAGATAGTGCACATGAATGGAGGCGATGGGAAAACAAGTTATGCAAACAACTCATTTTTCCAg GGAAAGGGAATTTCTTTAACAAAACATATAAGAGAGGAAGCCATAACTAGCCTCTACTCCAGCACACTTCCCAGAAGCCTTGCAATTGCAGATCTGGGTTGTTCTTGTGGACAAAACACTTTGTCTGTGGTGTCAGAAATCATCATGGTTGTGGAGAAGCTTTGCCAACAATTGAAATATGCATCTCCCGAATACAAGATCTTTTTTAACGATCTTTCAGGGAATGACTTCAACAACATTTTTAAGTCACTTGATAGCTTTAAACATAAACTACTTGATGAAATCAAAACTGAAATGAGCCCTTGCTACTTCTTTGGTGTTCCTGGTTCTTTCTATGATAGAGTTTTTCCTGATCGAAGTCTGCATTTCGTCCACTGCTCTTACAGTCTTCACTGGCTATCAAag GTTCCCGAAGGTATAGATAACAATAAGGGTAACATTTACATCAGCGACACAAGTCCCTCAAATGTCGTCAAGGCTTACTACGAGCAATTTCAAAGAGACTTGTCGATTTTTCTCAAGTGTCGCGCAAAGGAATTGGTTGAAGGGGGTCGCATTGTTCTAACGATGGTTGGAAGAAGAAATGAAGATCCATGTGACGTGGAATATTGTTGCGACGATTGGGATTTTTTGGCTACTGCTCTTAATGATATGGTGTTGCAG GGGATTATAAGGGAAGATCAAGTGAATACTTTTAACATCCCGCACTATTATCCGTCTCCGAATGAAGTGGAATTGGAAGTTGTCAATGAAGGATCGTTTGTCATCAATCACATTGAGTTGTTTGAAACAGAATCAAATACTTCTAATGATGAAAGTGATTATGataatgaatatgatgttgcaGGGTGCATTAGAGCTGTGGTTGAACCTTTGCTAGTTAGTCACTTTGGTGAAGCTATCATTGAAGAAGTTTTTAGCCGTTATAAGGAATTATTGATTGATCAAATATCCAAGGAGAGAATGAATTCCGTTAATGTTACCATATCATTGACTAGAAAATCATAA
- the LOC11424347 gene encoding S-adenosyl-L-methionine:benzoic acid/salicylic acid carboxyl methyltransferase 3, with translation MDLGQVVHMNGGDGETSYAKNSFHQGNAVSLTKPIRDEAITSLYSKTLFKSLAIADLGCSSGPNTLFVVSDIIMVVEKLCQQLNHSSPEYKIFFNDVSGNDFNNIFKSLDNFKEKLQDEIKTKMSSCYFFGVPGSFYSRVFPNRSLHFIHSSHSLQWLSKVPEGIENNKSNIYINYTSPSNVVKAYYDQFKRDFSVFLKCRAEELVEGGCMVLTMPGRRNEDPCDIKYCCYYWELLAAVLNGMVLEGIIKEDQVNTFNVPQYYPSPYEVELEVLNEGSFAINRLELFEAYVDGSNHHEYVYNAARLMRAMAEPLVVSHFGEDIIEEIFSRHQKIIIDKLPKEKLKAVKVIISLTRKA, from the exons ATGGACCTGGGGCAGGTAGTGCACATGAATGGAGGTGATGGAGAAACAAGCTATGCAAAAAACTCATTTCATCag GGAAATGCAGTTTCTTTGACAAAGCCAATAAGAGATGAAGCCATAACAAGCCTCTACTCCAAAACACTTTTCAAAAGCCTTGCAATTGCAGATTTAGGTTGTTCTTCTGGACCAAACACTTTGTTTGTGGTATCAGATATTATCATGGTTGTGGAGAAGCTTTGCCAACAATTGAACCATTCATCTCCCGAGTACaagatattttttaatgatgtttCTGGAAATGACTTCAACAACATATTTAAGTCACTTGACAACTTTAAAGAGAAACTGCAAGAtgaaatcaaaactaaaatgaGTTCTTGCTACTTTTTTGGGGTTCCTGGTTCTTTCTATAGTAGAGTTTTTCCTAATCGAAGTTTACATTTCATTCATTCCTCTCACAGCCTTCAGTGGCTATCAAAG GTTCCGGAGGGTATAGAGAACAATAAGAGCAACATTTACATCAACTACACAAGTCCCTCAAATGTTGTCAAAGCATACTATGATCAATTTAAAAGAGACTTCTCGGTTTTTCTCAAGTGTCGTGCAGAGGAACTAGTTGAAGGGGGTTGCATGGTTCTAACAATGCCAGGAAGAAGAAATGAAGATCCATGTGACATAAAATATTGTTGCTACTATTGGGAGCTTTTAGCTGCTGTTCTTAATGGCATGGTCTTagag GGGATTATAAAGGAAGATCAAGTGAATACTTTTAATGTCCCTCAATATTATCCATCACCATATGAAGTTGAGTTAGAAGTTCTCAATGAAGGATCATTTGCCATCAATCGTTTGGAGTTGTTTGAAGCGTATGTAGATGGTTCTAATCATCATGAATATGTATATAATGCTGCACGATTAATGAGAGCTATGGCTGAACCATTGGTAGTTAGCCACTTTGGTGAGGATATAATCGAAGAGATTTTTAGCCGTCACCAAAAAATCATAATTGATAAATTACCCAAAGAGAAATTGAAGGCCGTTAAAGTTATCATATCATTGACTAGAAAAGCATAA